A part of Sinorhizobium chiapasense genomic DNA contains:
- the gcvT gene encoding glycine cleavage system aminomethyltransferase GcvT, protein MRQTWGPDLEDISHLKHTPLNALHLSLGARMVPFAGYDMPVQYPDGVLKEHLHTRAAAGLFDVSHMGQIVVRPKSGRIGDAALALEKLVPVDILGLAEGRQRYGLFTNDEGGILDDLMITNRGDHLFLVVNAACKEADFEHLKKGLGDTCDVRMLDDRALVALQGPRAEAVLCELWADVASMRFMDVAEADLHDVSCIISRSGYTGEDGFEISIPVQSAVDVTQRLLEHPDVMPIGLGARDSLRLEAGLCLYGNDIDTGTTPVEAALEWAIQKSRRSGGDRAGGFPGAERILSEFANGAKRRRVGLKPEGRAPVRGGAKVFADAEGKMAVGTVTSGGFGPSVDSPVAMGYVDAAQAGNGTRLYAEVRGKYLPLVVTSMPFVKQTYKR, encoded by the coding sequence ATGCGCCAGACCTGGGGGCCGGATTTGGAAGATATTTCCCATTTGAAGCACACACCGCTCAACGCGTTGCACCTTTCACTCGGTGCGCGCATGGTGCCCTTTGCCGGCTACGACATGCCGGTGCAATACCCGGACGGTGTGCTCAAGGAGCACCTGCACACCCGCGCCGCGGCGGGCCTCTTCGACGTGTCGCACATGGGCCAGATCGTCGTCCGGCCGAAGTCCGGTCGCATAGGGGACGCGGCACTGGCGCTCGAAAAGCTGGTGCCCGTCGATATCCTTGGACTGGCGGAGGGCCGCCAGCGCTACGGCCTGTTCACCAATGACGAAGGCGGCATTCTTGATGATCTGATGATCACCAATCGCGGCGATCATCTCTTTCTCGTTGTCAATGCCGCCTGCAAGGAGGCGGATTTCGAGCACCTGAAGAAGGGCCTCGGCGATACTTGCGACGTCAGGATGCTCGATGACCGCGCCCTCGTCGCGCTGCAAGGGCCGCGCGCGGAGGCGGTCCTTTGCGAGCTCTGGGCAGACGTTGCCTCCATGCGCTTCATGGATGTTGCAGAGGCCGACCTCCACGACGTGAGCTGCATCATTTCGCGCTCCGGCTACACCGGCGAGGACGGCTTCGAAATCTCGATCCCCGTCCAGTCGGCCGTCGACGTGACCCAGCGCCTGCTCGAACATCCGGATGTCATGCCGATCGGTCTCGGGGCGCGCGATTCGCTCCGTCTTGAAGCGGGCCTTTGTCTTTATGGCAACGATATCGACACCGGCACAACGCCGGTCGAGGCTGCGCTCGAGTGGGCGATCCAGAAGAGCCGCCGTTCGGGCGGCGATCGCGCTGGCGGTTTCCCGGGTGCCGAGCGCATCCTCTCCGAATTCGCCAATGGAGCCAAGCGCCGCCGTGTGGGGCTGAAGCCTGAAGGCCGCGCGCCGGTTCGTGGCGGCGCCAAGGTTTTTGCGGATGCTGAAGGCAAGATGGCCGTGGGCACAGTCACCTCCGGCGGCTTCGGCCCGAGCGTCGATAGTCCCGTTGCCATGGGCTATGTCGACGCCGCCCAGGCCGGAAACGGCACGAGACTTTACGCGGAGGTGCGGGGCAAATATCTGCCGCTTGTCGTCACCTCCATGCCCTTTGTGAAACAAACTTACAAACGCTGA
- the gcvH gene encoding glycine cleavage system protein GcvH, producing the protein MLKFTEEHEWLKIEGDVATVGITEHAAGQLGDLVFVELPEAGASFAKGDSAATVESVKAASDVYCPLDGEIVEVNQAIVDDPSLVNSDPQGAAWFFKLKLADPSAANALLDEAAYKELVA; encoded by the coding sequence ATGCTGAAATTCACCGAGGAACACGAGTGGCTGAAGATCGAAGGTGACGTCGCGACCGTCGGCATCACCGAGCACGCAGCCGGGCAACTCGGCGATCTCGTCTTCGTGGAACTGCCGGAAGCCGGCGCCTCCTTTGCCAAGGGCGATTCTGCGGCGACCGTCGAATCCGTCAAGGCGGCCTCCGATGTCTATTGTCCGCTCGACGGAGAGATCGTGGAGGTCAACCAGGCGATTGTCGACGACCCGTCGCTCGTCAACAGCGATCCGCAGGGTGCCGCCTGGTTCTTCAAGCTGAAGCTCGCCGATCCGAGCGCCGCCAACGCCCTTCTCGATGAAGCGGCCTACAAGGAGCTCGTCGCCTGA